The Xyrauchen texanus isolate HMW12.3.18 chromosome 38, RBS_HiC_50CHRs, whole genome shotgun sequence genome window below encodes:
- the LOC127631724 gene encoding upstream stimulatory factor 1-like isoform X4 — MKGQHKSSEPDVNVPVIEEGAVATAEDPSAITTIQSASTYSSEQPIKYLFKTEGAGGQVGELYPPTGQVTYRVIQVSDGELETHTEGATAISVVTGFPTATQAVTQTVFSHSESLEGDGTETHYTYYPPTISDAATGTMVTGVQASDALLSQNAPAGQLYVMMSPQEVLTGANQRSIAPRTQPYNAKSEGPRTSRDEKRRAQHNEVERRRRDKINNWIVQLSKTIPDCTMDSTKAGQSKGGILSKACDYIQELRQSNSRLGDELNNIERLRMDNQLLRQELEDWKSKNQILRNQLRQHGIVAAASADSQ, encoded by the exons ATGAAAGG GCAACATAAAAGTTCTGAACCTGATGTCAATGTTCCAGTCATTGAAGAAG GAGCAGTTGCCACTGCAGAGGATCCATCAGCAATCACAACTATTCAGTCTGCTTCTACATACTCCTCAGAGCAGCCGATTAAATACCTCTTCAAGACAGAGGGAGCTGGGGGGCAGGTAGGGGAGCTGTATCCTCCCACAGGGCAG GTCACATATAGAGTAATCCAGGTTTCAGATGGAGAGCTGGAAACTCACACGGAAGGTGCAACAGCCATTAGTGTAGTGACTGGATTTCCTACTGCAACACAAGCTGTTACACAG ACTGTGTTCTCACACTCTGAGAGCTTAGAGGGAGATGGCACAGAAACCCATTACACTTATTACCCTCCCACAATCTCAGATGCTGCAACAGGCACTATGGTGACTGGTGTTCAGGCCTCAGATGCTCTGCTTAGTCAAAATGCTCCTGCAG GTCAGTTGTATGTTATGATGTCCCCACAGGAGGTCCTTACTGGAGCCAACCAGAGGTCTATTGCACCTCGCACACAGCCTTACAATGC TAAATCAGAGGGTCCAAGAACTTCAAGAGATGAGAAAAGACGAGCTCAGCACAATGAAG TTGAACGAAGACGCAGAGACAAAATTAACAACTGGATTGTTCAGCTTTCAAAAACGATTCCAGACTGTACCATGGACTCCACTAAAGCAGGACAG AGTAAGGGTGGGATCCTATCAAAGGCCTGCGATTACATTCAGGAGCTGCGACAAAGTAACAGCCGGTTAGGAGATGAACTGAATAACATTGAGAGGTTAAGAATGGATAACCAGCTGTTACGTCAAGag ttggaaGACTGGAAATCTAAGAATCAAATTTTGCGGAACCAGCTACGGCAGCATGGCATAGTTGCAGCAGCAAGTGCAGATTCCCAGTGA
- the LOC127631724 gene encoding upstream stimulatory factor 1-like isoform X2, translating into MKGQHKSSEPDVNVPVIEEVATAEDPSAITTIQSASTYSSEQPIKYLFKTEGAGGQVTYRVIQVSDGELETHTEGATAISVVTGFPTATQAVTQTVFSHSESLEGDGTETHYTYYPPTISDAATGTMVTGVQASDALLSQNAPAGQLYVMMSPQEVLTGANQRSIAPRTQPYNAKSEGPRTSRDEKRRAQHNEVERRRRDKINNWIVQLSKTIPDCTMDSTKAGQSKGGILSKACDYIQELRQSNSRLGDELNNIERLRMDNQLLRQELEDWKSKNQILRNQLRQHGIVAAASADSQ; encoded by the exons ATGAAAGG GCAACATAAAAGTTCTGAACCTGATGTCAATGTTCCAGTCATTGAAGAAG TTGCCACTGCAGAGGATCCATCAGCAATCACAACTATTCAGTCTGCTTCTACATACTCCTCAGAGCAGCCGATTAAATACCTCTTCAAGACAGAGGGAGCTGGGGGGCAG GTCACATATAGAGTAATCCAGGTTTCAGATGGAGAGCTGGAAACTCACACGGAAGGTGCAACAGCCATTAGTGTAGTGACTGGATTTCCTACTGCAACACAAGCTGTTACACAG ACTGTGTTCTCACACTCTGAGAGCTTAGAGGGAGATGGCACAGAAACCCATTACACTTATTACCCTCCCACAATCTCAGATGCTGCAACAGGCACTATGGTGACTGGTGTTCAGGCCTCAGATGCTCTGCTTAGTCAAAATGCTCCTGCAG GTCAGTTGTATGTTATGATGTCCCCACAGGAGGTCCTTACTGGAGCCAACCAGAGGTCTATTGCACCTCGCACACAGCCTTACAATGC TAAATCAGAGGGTCCAAGAACTTCAAGAGATGAGAAAAGACGAGCTCAGCACAATGAAG TTGAACGAAGACGCAGAGACAAAATTAACAACTGGATTGTTCAGCTTTCAAAAACGATTCCAGACTGTACCATGGACTCCACTAAAGCAGGACAG AGTAAGGGTGGGATCCTATCAAAGGCCTGCGATTACATTCAGGAGCTGCGACAAAGTAACAGCCGGTTAGGAGATGAACTGAATAACATTGAGAGGTTAAGAATGGATAACCAGCTGTTACGTCAAGag ttggaaGACTGGAAATCTAAGAATCAAATTTTGCGGAACCAGCTACGGCAGCATGGCATAGTTGCAGCAGCAAGTGCAGATTCCCAGTGA
- the LOC127631724 gene encoding upstream stimulatory factor 1-like isoform X1: MKGQHKSSEPDVNVPVIEEGAVATAEDPSAITTIQSASTYSSEQPIKYLFKTEGAGGQVTYRVIQVSDGELETHTEGATAISVVTGFPTATQAVTQTVFSHSESLEGDGTETHYTYYPPTISDAATGTMVTGVQASDALLSQNAPAGQLYVMMSPQEVLTGANQRSIAPRTQPYNAKSEGPRTSRDEKRRAQHNEVERRRRDKINNWIVQLSKTIPDCTMDSTKAGQSKGGILSKACDYIQELRQSNSRLGDELNNIERLRMDNQLLRQELEDWKSKNQILRNQLRQHGIVAAASADSQ, encoded by the exons ATGAAAGG GCAACATAAAAGTTCTGAACCTGATGTCAATGTTCCAGTCATTGAAGAAG GAGCAGTTGCCACTGCAGAGGATCCATCAGCAATCACAACTATTCAGTCTGCTTCTACATACTCCTCAGAGCAGCCGATTAAATACCTCTTCAAGACAGAGGGAGCTGGGGGGCAG GTCACATATAGAGTAATCCAGGTTTCAGATGGAGAGCTGGAAACTCACACGGAAGGTGCAACAGCCATTAGTGTAGTGACTGGATTTCCTACTGCAACACAAGCTGTTACACAG ACTGTGTTCTCACACTCTGAGAGCTTAGAGGGAGATGGCACAGAAACCCATTACACTTATTACCCTCCCACAATCTCAGATGCTGCAACAGGCACTATGGTGACTGGTGTTCAGGCCTCAGATGCTCTGCTTAGTCAAAATGCTCCTGCAG GTCAGTTGTATGTTATGATGTCCCCACAGGAGGTCCTTACTGGAGCCAACCAGAGGTCTATTGCACCTCGCACACAGCCTTACAATGC TAAATCAGAGGGTCCAAGAACTTCAAGAGATGAGAAAAGACGAGCTCAGCACAATGAAG TTGAACGAAGACGCAGAGACAAAATTAACAACTGGATTGTTCAGCTTTCAAAAACGATTCCAGACTGTACCATGGACTCCACTAAAGCAGGACAG AGTAAGGGTGGGATCCTATCAAAGGCCTGCGATTACATTCAGGAGCTGCGACAAAGTAACAGCCGGTTAGGAGATGAACTGAATAACATTGAGAGGTTAAGAATGGATAACCAGCTGTTACGTCAAGag ttggaaGACTGGAAATCTAAGAATCAAATTTTGCGGAACCAGCTACGGCAGCATGGCATAGTTGCAGCAGCAAGTGCAGATTCCCAGTGA
- the LOC127631724 gene encoding upstream stimulatory factor 1-like isoform X3: protein MKGQHKSSEPDVNVPVIEEGAVATAEDPSAITTIQSASTYSSEQPIKYLFKTEGAGGQVTYRVIQVSDGELETHTEGATAISVVTGFPTATQAVTQTVFSHSESLEGDGTETHYTYYPPTISDAATGTMVTGVQASDALLSQNAPAGQLYVMMSPQEVLTGANQSKSEGPRTSRDEKRRAQHNEVERRRRDKINNWIVQLSKTIPDCTMDSTKAGQSKGGILSKACDYIQELRQSNSRLGDELNNIERLRMDNQLLRQELEDWKSKNQILRNQLRQHGIVAAASADSQ from the exons ATGAAAGG GCAACATAAAAGTTCTGAACCTGATGTCAATGTTCCAGTCATTGAAGAAG GAGCAGTTGCCACTGCAGAGGATCCATCAGCAATCACAACTATTCAGTCTGCTTCTACATACTCCTCAGAGCAGCCGATTAAATACCTCTTCAAGACAGAGGGAGCTGGGGGGCAG GTCACATATAGAGTAATCCAGGTTTCAGATGGAGAGCTGGAAACTCACACGGAAGGTGCAACAGCCATTAGTGTAGTGACTGGATTTCCTACTGCAACACAAGCTGTTACACAG ACTGTGTTCTCACACTCTGAGAGCTTAGAGGGAGATGGCACAGAAACCCATTACACTTATTACCCTCCCACAATCTCAGATGCTGCAACAGGCACTATGGTGACTGGTGTTCAGGCCTCAGATGCTCTGCTTAGTCAAAATGCTCCTGCAG GTCAGTTGTATGTTATGATGTCCCCACAGGAGGTCCTTACTGGAGCCAACCAGAG TAAATCAGAGGGTCCAAGAACTTCAAGAGATGAGAAAAGACGAGCTCAGCACAATGAAG TTGAACGAAGACGCAGAGACAAAATTAACAACTGGATTGTTCAGCTTTCAAAAACGATTCCAGACTGTACCATGGACTCCACTAAAGCAGGACAG AGTAAGGGTGGGATCCTATCAAAGGCCTGCGATTACATTCAGGAGCTGCGACAAAGTAACAGCCGGTTAGGAGATGAACTGAATAACATTGAGAGGTTAAGAATGGATAACCAGCTGTTACGTCAAGag ttggaaGACTGGAAATCTAAGAATCAAATTTTGCGGAACCAGCTACGGCAGCATGGCATAGTTGCAGCAGCAAGTGCAGATTCCCAGTGA